One segment of Erigeron canadensis isolate Cc75 chromosome 2, C_canadensis_v1, whole genome shotgun sequence DNA contains the following:
- the LOC122587803 gene encoding uncharacterized protein LOC122587803 has protein sequence MSNGGTSNKGTRIILGWNSDVVDVMILAQTDQVIHAQIIYKVDQKGFFCSFIYADNYYKNRRALWQNLCYHKNFVKDRPWCILGDFNSSLDLEDSFSGTSTISIGMRDFKECVNSLEMFDINGSGLHYTWNQKPKKGIGILKKIDRVMGNIHFIDCFPSACAIFQPYRVSDHSPCILKLPNIARGRKPPFKFANFFYTKAEFQGVVEQAWNTEIDGVNQYRVVKKLKLLKTPFQNLLFKQGNLHKRVDGLRTELDDIQRSIDQEPDSARLQELESDYLQRFKEAVLDEENFLKQKSKIDWLATGGNVSKTFVQHYEKFLGIQGDVSLQPAPDLFTKVLNRNTALKMIREVSDTEIKDAMFSIFDIKAPGPDGFSSAFFKKAWSIVGKEVSLAIHDFFKKGKLLKELNHTILALIPKNQGGLDEVVSVNQSAFVPVRKISDNILLTQEIMHNYHRNQGPPRCTFKVDIQKAYDTVDWDFLRAAMFGFGYHPVLINWVMLCVSSTTFSLSINGQLHGFFKGKRGLGKVILSLHISLL, from the exons ATGTCTAATGGAGGTACTTCTAATAAAGGAACGCGTATTATCCTTGGTTGGAACTCTGATGTGGTTGATGTTATGATACTAGCTCAAACGGACCAAGTGATACATGCTCAGATAATCTACAAGGTCGACCAAAAAGGtttcttttgttcttttatttatGCTGATAACTACTATAAAAATAGAAGGGCCTTATGGCAGAACTTATGCTATCATAAGAATTTTGTCAAGGACCGACCTTGGTGTATTTTGGGAGATTTCAACTCGTCTTTAGATCTTGAGGACAGTTTTTCGGGAACTTCTACCATTAGTATTGGTATGAGGGATTTCAAGGAATGTGTTAATAGCTTGGAAATGTTTGATATTAATGGCTCAGGACTACAttatacttggaatcaaaaaccaaaaaaagggATTGGTATTCTCAAGAAGATTGATCGAGTTATGGGAAATATTCATTTTATAGATTGCTTTCCATCTGCTTGTGCTATTTTCCAACCTTATAGAGTCTCTGATCACTCACCTTGTATCTTAAAGTTACCCAACATTGCTAGAGGTAGGAAACCCCCATTTAAATTTGCAAATTTCTTTTATACTAAGGCTGAATTTCAGGGGGTTGTTGAGCAAGCTTGGAATACTGAGATAGACGGGGTAAATCAGTACAGGGTAGTAAAGAAGTTAAAGCTACTAAAGACTCCGTTTCAAAATCTCTTATTCAAGCAAGGTAATCTACATAAAAGGGTGGACGGTTTACGAACTGAGCTTGATGATATTCAGAGATCTATTGATCAGGAGCCCGACAGTGCCAGATTACAAGAATTAGAAAGCGACTATCTTCAGAGATTTAAAGAAGCTGTGTTAGATGAGGAGAACTTCCTAAAACAGAAATCCAAGATTGACTGGTTGGCAACAG GAGGTAATGTTTCAAAGACCTTTGTTCAGCACTATGAGAAATTTTTAGGTATACAAGGTGACGTGTCCTTGCAACCTGCACCGGACTTGTTCACAAAAGTGTTAAATAGGAATACTGCCCTTAAGATGATTCGTGAGGTATCTGACACGGAGATTAAGGATGCAATGTTTTCGATTTTCGATATTAAAGCCCCTGGACCTGATGGTTTTTCATCTGCTTTCTTCAAAAAAGCCTGGTCAATTGTCGGTAAGGAGGTCTCTTTGGCAATAcatgattttttcaaaaaaggcAAACTGCTTAAGGAACTAAATCATACCATCCTTGCTCTTATTCCTAAG AATCAAGGAGGATTAGATGAAGTGGTTAGTGTGAATCAATCAGCTTTTGTGCCGGTTAGGAAAATCTCTGATAATATTTTGCTCACTCAAGAAATTATGCATAATTATCATAGAAATCAGGGACCGCCAAGATGTACTTTCAAAGTGGATATTCAGAAGGCATATGATACTGTTGATTGGGATTTCCTTAGAGCTGCTATGTTTGGGTTTGGTTATCATCCAGTTCTTATAAATTGGGTGATGTTGTGTGTGTCGTCCACGACATTCTCCTTGAGCATTAATGGACAACTGCATGGTTTTTTTAAGGGTAAGAGAGGTCTTGGCAAGGTGATCCTATCTCTCCATATCTCTTTACTCTAG